A region of the bacterium genome:
TGGGGATCGGCGATGGCCGGACCGAAGCGGCGCTCGAGCAGGTTGCGCACCACGAGCGACAGGGGCAGCGTCGGCAGCAGCGCGACGATGAGGAAGGACACGGCCAGGCGCGTGCTGATGCGATTCACGGGCGCACCTCCCCGCCGCGGAACCAGGCCGAGGCCAGGGCGTGTCCGGCCCGGTCGTCGCCGCCGCCCTTGTAGAAGATGCGGATCAGGCGGCCCAGGCTCACCGAGGCCTCCTGCTGGTCCTGGCCCTCGCGGCGCGGTCGGCCGTCGCCCACGATGACGTCCTCGACGCGCTGCTGTTCGTCCGGCGCGACCGCGTGCACCACCATGTCGACCTGCACGCGGTAGCGCCCGTCGGGCGCCAGCAGCGCGGCCGGCGCCACCACCAGGCCACCCAGCTCGGCGAGGTAGGCCTTCAGGTCGGACAGCTCGGTGAAGCGGCGCTCGCGCCCGTCGGCGCGCACGGAGAACACCTCGTCCCACAGGTCGAAGGCCATGCGCAGGGAGACGGTGCGTCCGGCCAGCAGCCGCTCGCCCTCGTCGACGAGGGCCAGATTGAGCTCGACCGACGCCTCGAGACCCGACTGCATGGACTGGAGCTGCTTCGCGCCGGGCAGGCCGGCCGTGTGCAGGCGGCACTGGAGCTGCTCGTCGCCCAGCACGGGCTCGACGTCGACGAGGCGGGCCTCGGCGCGAGCCAGGGTCGGCCACACGGCGAGCAGCGCCAGGACGGCCACGAGGCGGATGCCGCACGCGCGCCGCATCAGAACGACCACCCGATGGAGGCGTTGACCTGGAAGCGCATGTCCAGGGGGCGCTCGGTGAGCGGAAAGCCGACGTCGACGCCGACCCAGTCGAGCCACCACACGCGGGCGCGCACGCCGTAGCCCGCGGCCGCGGCGACGCCGGTGTAGGGGTCGGGGGCGTCGGACGCCCCGCCGGCGCCCGCGTCGAGGAAGACGATCCCGGCCAGGCGGGCGCCCCGCGCGTCGCGCAGGATCGTCGTGCGGTACTCGAGGCTGCCCGCGGCGAGCCAGGTGTCGCCGCCGGGTGCGCTGAGGGCGTGGGTCGGGAACCCGCGCACCGTGTACATGCCGCCGAGATAGAGCCGGTCGTAGAACGCCGCCGGACGCCCCACCCACGCGCCGCGCAGCCGCGTGGCCAGCACGCCGCCGGGCACCTCGCGGAACAGGCGCAGGTCGGCCTGCAGACCCACGTGCGAACGCGAACCCTGCACCACCGTGTGGGCCTTGACGCGACCCCAGGCGCCGGACACGGGCGTGCCCGCGCGCTTCCGCTCGGCGCGCGTGTCGTGCTGCCAGTCGAGGTGCACGATGGCGCGCCGGTCGCGGCCGGTCGCCCCGCCGATGGCCGGCGGCAGGGCGGCGCCGGAGACCTCCTGGTCGATGGTGACGGCGCCGTCGGCCGAGTTGGTGTACGCCGTGGCGTGATCGGCGACGTCGAGACCCTCGAGGGACAGGCCGGCCTCGAGGAGGTCGTCACCGCCCAGGCGCCAGCCGTGGACGCCGGCCCAGCCGAAGGAGGTGACGGTGTGGCGGTACTCGACGCCGTCGGCGAACCAGGGCCGTTCGGTCCCCATGAGCGACAGCCGGGTGCCCCAGTAGCGGCGCCCGTCGGCCGTGCGCGGCTGGGCGTAGCTCATGAGCAGGCCCGTGGTGCGGAAGCCCACGCGCCACTGGATGTCCGACCGTCCCCCGCGCCCGAAGGGGTTGTCGTAGGTGAGCATGGCCGGCGAGAGGTACCAGCCGTCGAGGTTCGTGTTGCCGGCGGCCCAGCGGAAGTCGACGTCGTGCTCGACCACTTCGAGCACCAGCACGAGCTGGCCGCGCTGGGCCCCGGGCCGGGTGTAGAAGTCGACCGAGCGGAACACGCCGCCCTCGCGCAGGGCCGCGACGCCGTCGACGAGGCTCTGCTGGTCGATGGGCTGCCCGGGCCGCAGCGGCAGGTAACGGTACACCGTGGCCAGGGGCGTGCGCGTGGCCCCCTCGAGCTGGATGTCCGACAGCATGAGCACGCGCGCCGGGGCGGGAACGGCGTCGGTCTGGGCGAGAAGGGGTGCGACCGGTCCCGCGCCCCAGGCCAGCAGGGTCAGCACCAGCAGCGGCAGGATCCGCCGGAAACGGACGCACCGGAGAGGATGGTGTCCTCTCCGGTCCGCCCGCTCGCGGGTGCTGTTCCTGCCGTGGTCGTGGTGCCGGATGTCCCGCTGCCTTTCCATCGCTTCCGTCCGTTGCCTCTGCGGTCGGCGACCTCATCTTGCCCCAAGGGGATCGGCCGCACAATGGCCGAGGTCCGGATCCTACGGATACCAGGTGAATTGGATGCTCGCCCCGTTGCCCGCGACGCTGTCGTCCTCGAAGCCCGTGACGCCGCTGGCGCTGATGCCCAGGCTCTCGGCGCACAGACCGAGGGCGGTGTGCTCGCCCAGGCGCCAGTCGTAGCCCACGGCGAAGATCCAGGCCAGGCGATCGGTGATCTCGACGGGCGCGTCCATGTCCTGCGCCTGGAATCGGCCGCCGCCGGCGCCGAGGCCGCCGCGCACGTAGAAGCCGCCGGCCCGCGGGCGCCAGGTCAGCGAAACGACGCCGACGCCGATGCCCGTCTCCTCGCCGCCCTCTTCGCGACCGATGCCGCGGGCCTCGAGGGCCAGGGCGAAGTGCGGGCTGACGGCGTAGCCGAGGCGCAGGCCGCCGAGCCCGGCGAACTCGGGATCCTCGCTGATGGTGCGGTCGCCGTCCCGGTAGTGGATGGAGGTGCCGCCGGCGCCGACGTCCAGGCCGAGGAAGAAGCCGGTCGGGAATTCGGCCGCGACGGAAGGGCCGGCCACCGCCAGCAGGGCCAGGACGAGGGCCGCCGCAGCGGCGTTGGAGCGACGGGGGGCGTTCAGGTTTCTCATGGTTCGTTCTCCCGGTCAGGGTGGTCGTTCAGGTGACTCGGGAGACATAGGGCACGGAACGTACCAGCGGCGGAAACGCGTCCGGGGAACGTCGGTCACGATGTAAACAATTATGAAAAAACACTTTACCGGGTTTCCGGCGGCCGCTGGAGTGCAGGAATCCAGTGTGAGGATTCGCCACACCCCTGGGGGCCCTGTGCCGATCCGCGACAGTCGCGCGCCACACCCGGCGCCCCGCCCGGTTCCCGGCCCGAACCCCGCCGGGCCGGGAATTCCGACGTCCGGTGTCCTCTCTCAACCCGATCCCTTTGCGGCCGATAACCCGACGGTACGCGCCGGATCGCGCCGCTCGGGCCCGAACGCCCTGGAGCGGCAGCCGCCGGCAACGAGAAACGGGAGCCCATGCGCAGAACCCTCCACCTGACCCGGGGCCTGGCCGCCGCCGCGCTCCTCGCCGCCGCTCTCGCGGGCTGCGGCAAGGAGGCCGCCGCGCCGCCGCCCGCCCTGTTCGCGTCCGCCCCCGACGGCGACCTGCCCACGCTCGGCGCCACCTTCGGCGCGACGCTGTGCGATCTCGACGGCGACGGCGACCTCGACCTGCTGACCGCCGACCCGGCGCGCCAGGTCACCGGCTACCGCAACGACGGCGATCTCGTCTTCACGAAGGTGCGGGACCGCGCGGCGATCTCCCTGCGCCGGACGGTCGCCCACGGGCTGGCCGCCTGCGACTACGACGGGGACGGCGACAGCGACGTCTTCGTCGGGGCCGGCACCGAGGAGGGGCTGCAGTACGGGCGCAACCACCTCTGGCGGCGCGTCAGCGACGACGAGTGGCAGGACGTCGGCTCCGGCGACGCGGCCTTCGCCGACCCCATCGGGCGCGCCGACGGCGGCCTGTGGGCCGACTTCGACGGCGACCCCGACCTCGAGCTGCTCGTCTTCAACTTCGAGAGCCCCGTCTTCATCGCCGACCGCTCCCGCAACGGCTGGCGCGACATCTCCGATCGGCTGCCGTGGCCGGCGCCGGTGGCCATGGATCCGTCCGGGCCGCCGCCGGCCCCGCGCGTGCGGGCCCGCTCGAGCTGGATCCACACCGCGGCGGTCGTCGACCTGGACGGCGACGGACGCCAGGACCTGGTCGCCATCGGCCGGCCGGGCTGGTCCGGCCTGCTCCTGCGCGGCGACGACGGCCGCTTCACCGACCGCACCACCGCCGCCGGCCTGCGCCACGCCCTGTGGCCGCGCACGCCGCGGCACGTCGCCGTCGGCGACCTGGACGAGGACGGGCGCCCCGACCTGGTCTTCAGCTACCTGACCGCGGACGAGTTCACGCGCAGCTACTATCCGGTCGAGGTCTGGCTGAACCACTCGCAGCCCGGCGCCCCGCACTTCGAGATGCAGCGGGTCATCGAGCGCGACGTCGAGCAGGACCGTCCGCTGCGCCACGCCTATCGACCCGAGAGCACCGTGCTGGCCGACCTGGACAACGACGGTCACCTCGACCTGTACGTGGTGCAGCCGCTGCAGGAGGATCTCGTGCACCCGAATCGCCTCTACCGCGGTCGCGGCGACGGCACCTTCACCGACGCGACCGACGACTGGGGCGGCGCCGGCCCGCGCGACTCGGCCCCCGAGTCGGCCTGGGCCGCCGATCTCGACGGCGACGGCGACCTCGACCTGGTCACGCTCAACGGCGGCGAGCCCGGCACCGCCGGCGGCGCCGCGCGGGGGCTGGCCGTGTACCGCAACCTCGGCACCGGCGGCCTCGGTCCCCAGGGCACCGCCTCCGAACCCGCCGACAGCCTCACGGTGGCGGCCATCGCCGACACCGCCGGCTACAAGGGCATCTCGATCACCCTCGTCGCCGCGTCGGGCCCCGCCCACGGCATCGGCGCCCGCGCCACGCTCGTGGCCGGCAAGTGGCGCCAGACGCGCTGGCAGCACGGGGTCGTCTCCGGCGCCGGCACCTCGGTGCTGCCGCTCCACTTCGGCGTCGGCCGCACACCGGGTCCATACACTCTCGAGATCACCTGGGCCGACGGCTCCCGCCAGACGGTCTCGATCCTCTCGCCCGGGGGCGCCTACGTCGTCCGGCAGGATCAGGACCGCGTCGCGGCCGCCCGCCGGGACCACGAAGGAGGAAGCTCATGAGGGGCGTGATCCTGGCGGCCTGCCTCTGGGCCGGACTGGCGGCGACCACCACGGCGACGGCCCGCACGATCCACGTGCGGCCGGACGGGCACGGCGACTCGCCCGATCTCCAGGAGGCCATCCTGGACGCCAAGAAGGGCGACGTGATCCAGCTCGCCCCGGGCGTCTACCGCGGCAAGGGCTATACGAACGTCGACCTCTACGGCATGGCCGTGACCGTGCGGGGCGACCCTGAGCGACCCGGTTCCCGCGTCATCGACTGCGGCGGCGAGGCCGCCGGCGGACCGGGACCGGTCCGGGCCCTGCTGTTCCAGCAGGCCGAGGGCCGCGCGACGGTCGTCGAGGGCATCACCTTCCGGCGCGGCTGGGTGGCGGGCGACGACGTGTCCAGCGCCTCGGGCGGGCTCGTGCTCTGCCAGGGCGCCTCGCCCACCTTCCGCGACTGCGTCTTCGAGGACGGCCGCGCCTACGCCGGCGGCGCCGTGGGGCTCGAGCGCAGCAGCGCCGACTTCGAGCGCTGCACCTTCACCGGCCACTCGGCCGAGATCGGCGGCGCGGTGATCGTCGCGGCCGGCAAGCCCGTGCTGCGCGACTGCACCTTCATCGGCAACACCGCCGCCCGCGGCGGCGCGGTCTACGGTCTGCTCACCGAGATGGTGATCGTCAATTGCCGGCTCGAGGCCAACCACGCCGGCATGGGCGGGGCCATCGGCTGCGAGGAACGCTCGCTGCTCGTGCTCGACCGCTCGGTCGTCGTCAACAACTTCGCCTCGTACGGCGGCGGCGTGGAGATCGCCGGCTCCGAACTCGAGATGACCCACTGCACCATCGCCGCCAACACCGCCGGCAGCGGCGGCGGTCTGCTGCTGCGCGGCGGGGCCCACGCCAAGGTCGAGCACTCGATCCTCGCCCTCAGCCCCAAGGGCCAGGGCATCGGCGGCGTGCTCGAGGGCGAGCTGCAGGTGTCGTGCTCCCTGATCTGGGGCAACACCGACGGCGACTGGGTGGCCACGGCCGCCGAACTGGCCGACCGCAACGGCAACCTGACGCTGGATCCGGGCTTCGTGGATCCCGCCGGGGGCGACTGGCGCCTCCGCCAGGACTCGCCGGGGCGGCTGCAGGGGTGCGAGGTGCTCGGGGCGTTGCCCTGATTCCCCTGTCCCGGCCTCCCGTCATCTCGCCGCGGACCTGACCCGCCGCTTCCCCAAGCCGTCCTGTCCAGTCGCCCGGATTCTGGCTATGCTTGCCGCACACCTGAACAAGGGCCGACCCGACCATGTTGCAGATCGGACAAATGAACCGCCTGGTGGTGACCGGGAAGAACGCCGCCGGCCTGACCCTGGCCAGCGGGGACGACCGCTGGGGCGAGATTCCGCTGCCCCGCAGCGTGGCGCCGCCGGATTGCCCGGTCGGCGGCAAGCTCGACGTCTTCGTCTACTTCGCCGCCGAAGACGCCCTCGTCGCCACCACCCAGCGCCCCCACGTGATGGTCGGCCAGTTCAACCTGCTGCGGGTCTCGGCGGTGGAGAAGTTCGGCGCCTTCATGGACTGGGGCCTGCCCAAGGACCTGTTCGTGCCCTTCGGTGAGCAGAAGATGCGGCTGAAGGAAGGCCGTTCCTACATCGTCCGGGCCTTTCTCGACGACGACACCGGCCGGATCGTCGGCTCGACCCGCATCAACAAGTTCCTGAACACGACACCGGCCGCCTACGACGTCGGCCAGATGGTGGAACTCATCATCGCGCGCAAGACGGAGTTGGGATTCACCGCCATCATCAACGACGCCCACTGGGGATTCCTCTTCCACAACGAGATCTTCAAGCCCGTGCGCGTGGGCCTCAAGATCCGGGGCTACATCAAACAGATCCGGGACGACGGGAAGATCGACCTGTCGCTGACGGCCGCCGGCTACGGGAAGGTGGACGGCATCGCCGAGACGATCCTGAACCAACTGGACCGCAGCGGCGGGTTCCTGCCGCTGACCGCGAAGACCTCGCCGGAGGAACTGTCGCACCGCTTCGGCGTGAGCAAGAAGAACTACAAGAAGGCGCTGGGGGCCCTGTACAAGCAGCGCCTGGTCGCCATCGAACCGGACGGCATCAGGCTGCTGCCGCGCCGGCCGGCCGAAGGGACACCCGATGACGAACAATGACGTGCTGGGGCGCCTGCGCTTCATCCTCGACTACGACAACGCCGCGATGGTGGCCGTGTTCGCGGCTGCCGACCATGCGGTCGACGAGGACCAGGTCGAGAGCTGGCTGTTCGACGAGGAGCACCCGCTCTTCACGCCGCTCTTCGACCGGGAACTGGCGACGTTCCTCAACGGCCTGATCGCCCACCGGCGGGGCCGACGGGACGGGCCGCAGCCGGTGCCCGAGGACCGGCTGACCAACAACCTCATCGCCACCAAGCTGCGGATCGCCCTGAACCTGCAGGGCGAGGACCTGATCCGCATCCTGAACCTGGCGGGCGTCACGCTCAGCAACCACGAGTTGAGCGCATTCTTCCGCAAGCCGGGGCACAAGCATTTCCGCGCGATGAACGACCAGGTCATGAAGAAGCTGCTGCAGGGATTGCAGATGGAGTACCGGCCGCAGTGATGCGGCCGGAAGGGGGTGGGTGGTCGAGGTCGAGCCGCCCAGCGCCTACCCCGCCTCCTCGACTCCATCCGAATGGTCCAACCGCGCGACGATCCGGCTCCGTTCCTCCGGGTCGAAATCCCGTCCGTAGATGCGAAGGAACAGACGCGCCCGCAGCGAATGCCCGTCCCCATCACCGTCGGACGTCAAGCCCGCGACGGCGAGCGCGCGGGCCGTGGCGAACATGCGGCAGCCGGCGGCCAGCCGTTCGGCAGGCGGGCGGTCCATGAGCATCTCGCGGTACAGGTCCCGCACCGCCGGGGTCGTGTCGCGCGTCATGGCATGAGCTCCTTCAAGCGGTCCAGGGCGCCCAGGCGCTGCGCCCAATGCTCAATATAGTCCATATCCGGGTCCCGCAGCGAATCCAGCAGCAGGGTCAGGTCAGCGCGCTGCTGCGCGGACTCCCCATCGATCCACCACAACAACTTGGACAGGAGAAGGTCTTCGGGAGCGACGACCGGAACCCGACGGCCGCCGAGATCCACGAACCGGCGCCGCGCGAACTCGGTGCGCCGGTACTCCTCGGATCGGCGGACGACGAAGTCCGCCTTGTTGACCCCTTCGAGGTGGATGATGTTGAACATCCCACCGGTGGCCAACGCCTCGCGGACGGCGTCCTCGCTGATGTAGCAGACGTCCTGGAACAGGTCCACCAGGTCGGCGGGCGTGCGCCCCTCGCACTCGACGACGAGATCGATGTCCCTGGTCATGCGGGGCTCGGCGTAGACGGCCATGGCCAGCGAGCCGGTCAGCATGTAGGCGATGCCGGCGCCGTCCAGCCGTTCGGCGATGAGCTGCAGGAAGTCGAGCTGGTCTTGCACGGGGGATGCTCCTCGGGCGGGGATTGCGTGTCCCGTGATCGTATCACCGGGATTCGGGGTTGGTCAACGCGCCCGGCATCCGGAGGCCGCGCGGATCCGGCCGCGACAGAGGAAAGTCCACAGAGAGTCGGTGCTATATGGCGACCAATTGAAAGGTTGTCGCTCGACAATTGCAAATTTCCACCCGCGGAAGACTCGGCCCGCTCCAGGCAATGTATTGTTGGACATTAGATTAAACGAAGAGACCGCCCCGAAAGGCGGCCTCTCCAACATGAGGACGTGGAGCGTCTCTCCTTACGCCTCGATCTCGTTATAAACCGTATCCCTCAGCACCGGCGTCAGCCCCGCCTCCCGGATGAACATCCGGATATCCTCCACCGTCATCCCCTTGCCCGCCTTGCCCCCCGCCGCGAACGTAACGCGCTCGTCGATCACCGTGCCGTCGAGGTCGTTGGCCCCGAACCGCAGCGCCACCTGGGCGATTTCCCGGCCGAGCATCACCCAGTAGGCCTTGATGTGCGGCACGTTGTCCAGCAGCAGCCGCGACAGGGCCACCACCTTCAGCTTGGTGAACATGTCCGGCCCCGGCAGGTGCGCGAACTTGGTGCCCTCGGGGTGGAACGCCAGCGGGATGAAGCACTGGAAGCCGCCCGAGACATCCTGCTGCGCGCGCAGCTTCAGCAGGTGGTCGACCCAGTGCTCGGGCTGCTCCACGTGGCCGAAGAGCATCGTGCAGTTCGACTTCAGGCCGGCCGCATGGACCATGCCGGCCACCTCGAGCCAGCGCTTGGCGCTCATCTTCTTCGAGGCGATCTGGTCGTGGATATCGGGGTGGAAGATCTCGGCGCCACCGCCGGGACAGCTGTCCATGCCGGCCTCGCGCAGGATGGCGATGGTCTCGGGCACCGGCTTCTTCGCCAGCTTGGCCAGGAAGTCGATCTCGACCATGGTGAAGGCCTTCAGGTGCACCGTCGGGAACGCCGCCTTCAGCGCCTGGAGGATCTCGAGGTAGACGTCGAACTTCCAGCGCGGGTGCAGGCCGCCCACGATGTGGAACTCGCTCACGTCGGGCGACCAGTCGCGGCGGGCCATCTCGACGCACTCCGCGGGCGAGTACGACCAGGTGCCCTCGGCGTTGGGGTCGTCGGCGTAGGCGCACAGTTCGCAGCCCACGTAGCAGACGTTGGTCGGGTTCAGGTGCCGGTTGATGTTGTAGAAGACCCGGTCGCCGTGCAGACGCGTGCGCACGTGGTGGGCGAGCAGGCCGAGGGCCGGCAGGTCGTGGCTGGCGGCCAGGAGCAGGCCGTCGCTCTCGTCGAGGCGTTCGCCGGCCATGACCTTGTCGGCCACGTGGGCGAGGGGATGATCGCTGGGCAGCATGGGCGTGCATCCTTCGCGGAATATCGATAATCCGGCCTCAGGACCGGTTCGTGGGCTCGGGGGAAATCTAAGCGGATCGGGCCGATTCGCCAAGGCGGCGGCCGGGAAGCACACGGGAGGCCGGCGACGGGATCGCCGGCGCGGCCCGGGCCGCACCGGCGATTCCCACAGCCGCTACTTGACGAGCGCGACACGCCCCACGGTCACGTCGGCGCCCATGCGCGCCTCGGTGAAGTAGACGCCGCTGGACACGGCGCGACCGCCGGCGTCGGTGCCGTCCCAGACGACGCTGCCGTCGGCCGCGACGTCGTCGTCGAACAGCGATCGCACGAGGCGCCCCCGC
Encoded here:
- a CDS encoding DUF1456 family protein; this encodes MTNNDVLGRLRFILDYDNAAMVAVFAAADHAVDEDQVESWLFDEEHPLFTPLFDRELATFLNGLIAHRRGRRDGPQPVPEDRLTNNLIATKLRIALNLQGEDLIRILNLAGVTLSNHELSAFFRKPGHKHFRAMNDQVMKKLLQGLQMEYRPQ
- the mqnE gene encoding aminofutalosine synthase MqnE, which produces MLPSDHPLAHVADKVMAGERLDESDGLLLAASHDLPALGLLAHHVRTRLHGDRVFYNINRHLNPTNVCYVGCELCAYADDPNAEGTWSYSPAECVEMARRDWSPDVSEFHIVGGLHPRWKFDVYLEILQALKAAFPTVHLKAFTMVEIDFLAKLAKKPVPETIAILREAGMDSCPGGGAEIFHPDIHDQIASKKMSAKRWLEVAGMVHAAGLKSNCTMLFGHVEQPEHWVDHLLKLRAQQDVSGGFQCFIPLAFHPEGTKFAHLPGPDMFTKLKVVALSRLLLDNVPHIKAYWVMLGREIAQVALRFGANDLDGTVIDERVTFAAGGKAGKGMTVEDIRMFIREAGLTPVLRDTVYNEIEA
- a CDS encoding right-handed parallel beta-helix repeat-containing protein; protein product: MRGVILAACLWAGLAATTTATARTIHVRPDGHGDSPDLQEAILDAKKGDVIQLAPGVYRGKGYTNVDLYGMAVTVRGDPERPGSRVIDCGGEAAGGPGPVRALLFQQAEGRATVVEGITFRRGWVAGDDVSSASGGLVLCQGASPTFRDCVFEDGRAYAGGAVGLERSSADFERCTFTGHSAEIGGAVIVAAGKPVLRDCTFIGNTAARGGAVYGLLTEMVIVNCRLEANHAGMGGAIGCEERSLLVLDRSVVVNNFASYGGGVEIAGSELEMTHCTIAANTAGSGGGLLLRGGAHAKVEHSILALSPKGQGIGGVLEGELQVSCSLIWGNTDGDWVATAAELADRNGNLTLDPGFVDPAGGDWRLRQDSPGRLQGCEVLGALP
- a CDS encoding outer membrane beta-barrel protein; its protein translation is MRNLNAPRRSNAAAAALVLALLAVAGPSVAAEFPTGFFLGLDVGAGGTSIHYRDGDRTISEDPEFAGLGGLRLGYAVSPHFALALEARGIGREEGGEETGIGVGVVSLTWRPRAGGFYVRGGLGAGGGRFQAQDMDAPVEITDRLAWIFAVGYDWRLGEHTALGLCAESLGISASGVTGFEDDSVAGNGASIQFTWYP
- a CDS encoding CRTAC1 family protein, translated to MRRTLHLTRGLAAAALLAAALAGCGKEAAAPPPALFASAPDGDLPTLGATFGATLCDLDGDGDLDLLTADPARQVTGYRNDGDLVFTKVRDRAAISLRRTVAHGLAACDYDGDGDSDVFVGAGTEEGLQYGRNHLWRRVSDDEWQDVGSGDAAFADPIGRADGGLWADFDGDPDLELLVFNFESPVFIADRSRNGWRDISDRLPWPAPVAMDPSGPPPAPRVRARSSWIHTAAVVDLDGDGRQDLVAIGRPGWSGLLLRGDDGRFTDRTTAAGLRHALWPRTPRHVAVGDLDEDGRPDLVFSYLTADEFTRSYYPVEVWLNHSQPGAPHFEMQRVIERDVEQDRPLRHAYRPESTVLADLDNDGHLDLYVVQPLQEDLVHPNRLYRGRGDGTFTDATDDWGGAGPRDSAPESAWAADLDGDGDLDLVTLNGGEPGTAGGAARGLAVYRNLGTGGLGPQGTASEPADSLTVAAIADTAGYKGISITLVAASGPAHGIGARATLVAGKWRQTRWQHGVVSGAGTSVLPLHFGVGRTPGPYTLEITWADGSRQTVSILSPGGAYVVRQDQDRVAAARRDHEGGSS
- a CDS encoding BamA/TamA family outer membrane protein; this encodes MERQRDIRHHDHGRNSTRERADRRGHHPLRCVRFRRILPLLVLTLLAWGAGPVAPLLAQTDAVPAPARVLMLSDIQLEGATRTPLATVYRYLPLRPGQPIDQQSLVDGVAALREGGVFRSVDFYTRPGAQRGQLVLVLEVVEHDVDFRWAAGNTNLDGWYLSPAMLTYDNPFGRGGRSDIQWRVGFRTTGLLMSYAQPRTADGRRYWGTRLSLMGTERPWFADGVEYRHTVTSFGWAGVHGWRLGGDDLLEAGLSLEGLDVADHATAYTNSADGAVTIDQEVSGAALPPAIGGATGRDRRAIVHLDWQHDTRAERKRAGTPVSGAWGRVKAHTVVQGSRSHVGLQADLRLFREVPGGVLATRLRGAWVGRPAAFYDRLYLGGMYTVRGFPTHALSAPGGDTWLAAGSLEYRTTILRDARGARLAGIVFLDAGAGGASDAPDPYTGVAAAAGYGVRARVWWLDWVGVDVGFPLTERPLDMRFQVNASIGWSF
- a CDS encoding GntR family transcriptional regulator produces the protein MLQIGQMNRLVVTGKNAAGLTLASGDDRWGEIPLPRSVAPPDCPVGGKLDVFVYFAAEDALVATTQRPHVMVGQFNLLRVSAVEKFGAFMDWGLPKDLFVPFGEQKMRLKEGRSYIVRAFLDDDTGRIVGSTRINKFLNTTPAAYDVGQMVELIIARKTELGFTAIINDAHWGFLFHNEIFKPVRVGLKIRGYIKQIRDDGKIDLSLTAAGYGKVDGIAETILNQLDRSGGFLPLTAKTSPEELSHRFGVSKKNYKKALGALYKQRLVAIEPDGIRLLPRRPAEGTPDDEQ
- a CDS encoding nucleotidyl transferase AbiEii/AbiGii toxin family protein — translated: MQDQLDFLQLIAERLDGAGIAYMLTGSLAMAVYAEPRMTRDIDLVVECEGRTPADLVDLFQDVCYISEDAVREALATGGMFNIIHLEGVNKADFVVRRSEEYRRTEFARRRFVDLGGRRVPVVAPEDLLLSKLLWWIDGESAQQRADLTLLLDSLRDPDMDYIEHWAQRLGALDRLKELMP